A region from the Phycisphaerales bacterium genome encodes:
- a CDS encoding tRNA (cytidine(34)-2'-O)-methyltransferase, whose product MFDVVLVTPEIPNNTGNIGRTCVATGCSLHLVHPIAFDISEKACRRAGLDYWPRLRLVEHPSWGEYIESPPPRRRWLFTTKAPRLVFDADLRPGDHLVFGSETRGLPDSTLAAHADSLLRLPMVPGERSLNLATAVCAVVYEGIRQALARRDPEAEVFRATDFRTSISR is encoded by the coding sequence GTGTTCGACGTCGTCCTCGTCACGCCCGAGATCCCCAACAACACGGGAAACATCGGCAGGACCTGCGTCGCCACGGGCTGCTCGCTGCACCTGGTCCACCCGATCGCGTTTGATATCTCCGAGAAAGCCTGCCGGCGCGCGGGGCTGGACTACTGGCCAAGGCTCAGGCTTGTCGAGCATCCATCGTGGGGTGAGTACATCGAATCGCCCCCCCCACGTCGCCGGTGGCTCTTCACGACCAAGGCCCCTCGGCTGGTCTTTGACGCCGACTTGAGGCCAGGCGATCACCTGGTCTTCGGCTCGGAGACACGAGGGCTGCCCGACTCAACCCTGGCCGCCCACGCCGATTCGCTCTTGCGCCTGCCCATGGTGCCCGGCGAGCGATCGCTGAACCTGGCGACGGCCGTTTGTGCCGTGGTCTATGAGGGCATCCGCCAGGCCCTCGCCAGGCGCGACCCCGAGGCCGAGGTCTTCCGGGCGACCGACTTCCGGACCTCGATCTCCAGGTGA
- a CDS encoding N-acetylmuramoyl-L-alanine amidase — MASLVGAMTVVGGLLLAFDRAPSANLGGLSLPPLLATGSPRTMEAVFSAPKAGIEKGRWQAIVIHHSGSPVGTPASLESQALAQNLKGLGYQFVIGNGKGIGDGELHISRRWIDQTPGAHAGGENADWLNTYSIGICLIGNLNRDTISQAQWDRLMELTTSLCRELGIPAERVYLHSDVAPTTDPGSFFPTALFREELAAQTTR, encoded by the coding sequence ATGGCCTCGCTCGTCGGCGCGATGACCGTCGTCGGCGGGCTCCTCCTCGCCTTTGATCGTGCGCCCAGCGCCAACCTTGGCGGGCTCTCGCTCCCCCCGCTGCTTGCCACGGGCTCGCCGCGAACCATGGAGGCCGTCTTCTCCGCGCCCAAGGCGGGCATCGAGAAGGGCCGCTGGCAGGCGATCGTCATCCACCACAGCGGCTCGCCCGTCGGGACGCCCGCGTCTCTTGAGTCCCAGGCCCTCGCCCAGAACCTCAAGGGGCTCGGCTACCAGTTCGTCATCGGGAACGGCAAGGGCATCGGCGATGGCGAACTCCACATCTCCCGTCGATGGATCGACCAGACCCCCGGCGCCCACGCCGGCGGCGAGAACGCCGACTGGCTCAACACCTACTCCATCGGGATCTGCCTCATCGGCAACCTCAATCGCGACACGATCTCGCAGGCCCAGTGGGACCGCCTCATGGAACTGACCACCTCGCTCTGCCGCGAGTTGGGGATCCCTGCCGAGCGCGTCTATCTCCACAGCGACGTCGCCCCGACGACCGATCCGGGGTCGTTCTTCCCGACGGCCCTGTTCCGCGAGGAACTCGCGGCCCAGACCACACGCTGA